One region of Streptomyces rishiriensis genomic DNA includes:
- the ygfZ gene encoding CAF17-like 4Fe-4S cluster assembly/insertion protein YgfZ has translation MKSPLLSLPGAVPAEGVDEGVAGHYGDLFREQRALADGAGFVDLSHRGVVAVSGEDRLSWLHLLLTQHVTDLRVGEATEALILSANGHIEHALYLVDDGLTVWAHVEPGTQEALIAYLESMKFFYRVEVADRTADVAVVHLPAGSIAPVPPGAVVRETAYGRDLFLPRADLETYAGQTGPPAGILAHEALRVEHHRPRLGFETDHRTIPHELGWIDTAVHLQKGCYRGQETVARVQNLGKPPRRLVFLHLDGSEVHLPVAGTELRVADEGPDGRKIGFITTSVRHHELGPVALALVKRNVPVDAPLLAGTTAAAQETVVEP, from the coding sequence ATGAAGAGCCCCTTGCTGTCCCTGCCCGGCGCCGTTCCCGCCGAGGGCGTGGACGAAGGCGTCGCCGGCCACTACGGCGACCTGTTCCGCGAGCAGCGCGCCCTCGCCGACGGCGCCGGTTTCGTCGATCTCTCGCACCGTGGAGTCGTCGCCGTCTCCGGCGAGGACCGGCTGAGCTGGCTGCACCTTCTCCTCACCCAGCACGTCACCGACCTCCGCGTCGGCGAGGCCACCGAAGCGCTGATCCTCTCCGCGAACGGCCACATCGAACACGCGCTCTACCTGGTGGACGACGGCCTGACGGTCTGGGCGCACGTCGAACCCGGCACCCAGGAGGCGCTGATCGCGTACCTGGAGTCGATGAAGTTCTTCTACCGGGTCGAGGTCGCCGACCGCACCGCCGATGTCGCGGTCGTGCATCTTCCCGCGGGTTCCATCGCCCCCGTCCCGCCGGGCGCCGTCGTCCGGGAGACCGCCTACGGCAGGGATCTCTTCCTTCCCCGCGCCGATCTGGAGACGTACGCCGGGCAGACGGGTCCGCCGGCCGGGATCCTCGCCCACGAGGCCCTCCGCGTCGAGCACCACCGCCCGCGTCTCGGCTTCGAGACCGACCACCGCACGATCCCGCACGAGCTCGGCTGGATCGACACCGCCGTGCATCTGCAGAAGGGCTGCTACCGCGGGCAGGAGACGGTGGCCCGGGTGCAGAACCTCGGCAAGCCGCCCCGTCGTCTCGTCTTCCTGCACCTCGACGGCAGCGAGGTCCACCTGCCGGTCGCCGGTACCGAACTGCGTGTCGCCGACGAGGGCCCCGACGGACGCAAGATCGGCTTCATCACCACGTCCGTACGCCACCACGAACTCGGCCCGG
- a CDS encoding Fur family transcriptional regulator, which produces MVSTESTDWKSDLRQRGYRLTPQRQLVLEAVDTLEHATPDDILVEVRKTASGVNISTVYRTLELLEELELVSHAHLGHGAPTYHLADRHHHIHLVCRDCGNVIEADVQVAAEFRDKLRETFGFDTDMKHFAIFGRCEDCTLKGSITKS; this is translated from the coding sequence GTGGTGAGCACTGAAAGCACTGACTGGAAGAGCGACCTGCGGCAGCGCGGCTACCGGCTGACGCCGCAGCGCCAGCTTGTCCTCGAAGCCGTGGACACCCTGGAGCACGCGACCCCCGACGACATCCTCGTGGAAGTGAGGAAGACGGCGTCGGGGGTCAACATTTCCACCGTGTACCGGACCCTGGAGCTCCTGGAGGAGCTGGAGCTGGTCAGCCACGCGCACCTGGGACACGGGGCGCCGACGTACCACCTGGCGGACCGGCACCACCACATCCACCTCGTGTGCCGGGACTGCGGCAACGTCATCGAGGCGGACGTGCAGGTGGCCGCGGAGTTCCGGGACAAGCTGCGCGAGACCTTCGGCTTCGACACGGACATGAAGCACTTCGCGATCTTCGGACGCTGCGAGGACTGCACGCTCAAGGGTTCAATTACCAAGTCGTAG
- a CDS encoding FABP family protein: protein MIEIPSDLHKDLVPLAFLLGSWAGAGVHDFPGSEKCNFGQEVTFGHDGRDFLEYHSHTWVLDGEGNKVRPLESESGFWRVDADRKVEVTMVRDDGVVEIWYGELADKKPQIDLVTDAVARTAASGPYTGGKRLYGYVKSDLMWVGEKQTPEVELRPYMSAHLKKVVTPEDVERWAKALPDDMPDDGIAFFK from the coding sequence ATGATCGAGATTCCGTCCGACCTCCACAAGGACCTCGTCCCCCTCGCTTTCCTGCTGGGCAGCTGGGCGGGCGCGGGCGTGCACGACTTCCCCGGTTCGGAGAAGTGCAACTTCGGGCAGGAGGTCACCTTCGGCCACGACGGCCGGGACTTCCTGGAGTACCACTCCCACACCTGGGTCCTGGACGGCGAGGGCAACAAGGTCCGGCCCCTCGAGTCGGAGTCCGGCTTCTGGCGGGTCGACGCCGACCGCAAGGTCGAGGTGACCATGGTCCGCGACGACGGCGTGGTCGAGATCTGGTACGGCGAGCTGGCCGACAAGAAGCCGCAGATCGACCTCGTCACCGACGCCGTGGCCCGCACGGCCGCCTCCGGCCCCTACACCGGCGGCAAGCGCTTGTACGGCTATGTCAAGAGCGACCTCATGTGGGTCGGCGAGAAGCAGACCCCCGAGGTCGAGCTGCGCCCCTACATGTCGGCGCACCTCAAGAAGGTCGTCACCCCGGAGGACGTCGAGCGCTGGGCGAAGGCTCTTCCCGACGACATGCCGGACGACGGGATCGCCTTCTTCAAGTAG
- a CDS encoding DsrE family protein, translating to MAKKLVIKVTAGADAPERCSQAFTVAAVAVASGVEVSLWLTGESAWFALPGRAAEFELPHAAPLPGLLESILAGGRLTLCTQCAARRDITEKDVIEGVRIAGAQVFVQEALTDGVQALVY from the coding sequence ATGGCGAAGAAGCTCGTGATCAAGGTGACGGCAGGGGCCGATGCGCCCGAACGGTGCTCTCAGGCGTTCACGGTCGCGGCCGTCGCCGTGGCCAGCGGGGTCGAGGTGTCCCTCTGGCTGACCGGGGAGTCCGCCTGGTTCGCGCTGCCGGGCCGGGCCGCCGAGTTCGAGCTGCCGCACGCGGCCCCGCTGCCCGGCCTGCTCGAGTCGATCCTGGCGGGGGGCCGGCTCACCCTGTGCACCCAGTGCGCGGCCCGCCGGGACATCACGGAGAAGGACGTCATCGAGGGCGTACGCATCGCGGGGGCGCAGGTGTTCGTGCAGGAGGCGCTGACCGACGGCGTCCAGGCGCTCGTCTACTAG
- a CDS encoding DUF3099 domain-containing protein produces the protein MYARRRHVYFAMMGSCVALFVLAWGVVRLWSMPVAVGMCVVAMVIPPLAAMVANRRGPEDRWWDDPSGDPKSDEWWDELDGKKRRPQDRP, from the coding sequence ATGTACGCCCGCCGTCGGCACGTCTACTTCGCCATGATGGGCAGCTGTGTGGCGCTGTTCGTCCTGGCCTGGGGGGTCGTGCGTCTCTGGTCGATGCCCGTGGCCGTCGGGATGTGTGTGGTGGCCATGGTCATCCCGCCGCTCGCCGCGATGGTCGCCAATCGGCGCGGCCCCGAGGACCGCTGGTGGGACGACCCCTCCGGCGACCCGAAGTCCGACGAGTGGTGGGACGAGCTGGACGGCAAGAAACGCCGCCCCCAGGACCGGCCCTAG
- a CDS encoding DUF1416 domain-containing protein yields the protein MCGAKAGGPDASTIKPGETTIQGQVTRDGEPVTGYVRLLDSTGEFTAEVPTSATGQFRFYAAEGTWTVRALVPGATADRTVVAQQGGLAEVAIAV from the coding sequence ATGTGTGGAGCGAAGGCCGGCGGCCCGGACGCCTCGACGATCAAGCCCGGTGAGACCACGATCCAGGGTCAGGTGACCCGGGACGGCGAGCCGGTGACGGGCTACGTCCGTCTGCTGGACTCGACCGGCGAGTTCACCGCGGAGGTCCCCACCTCCGCCACCGGACAGTTCCGCTTCTACGCGGCCGAAGGCACCTGGACCGTCCGCGCCCTCGTTCCCGGCGCCACCGCCGACCGCACGGTCGTCGCCCAGCAGGGCGGTCTCGCGGAGGTCGCGATCGCGGTCTGA
- a CDS encoding sulfurtransferase: protein MSRSDVLVDADWVEANLDNADIAIVEVDEDTSAYEKNHIRNAIRIDWTTDLQDPVRRDFVDQEGFEKLLSAKGIANDTLVILYGGNNNWFASYAYWYFKLYGHDNVKLLDGGRKKWELDARELVEEVPERPETSYRAKPQNKAIRAFRDDVVAAIGSQNLVDVRSPDEFSGKLLAPAHLPQEQSQRPGHVPSARNIPWSKNANDDGTFKSDDELKELYADEQVDLAKDTIAYCRIGERSALTWFVLHELLGVENVKNYDGSWTEYGSLVGVPIELGANK, encoded by the coding sequence ATGAGCCGCAGTGACGTCCTGGTCGACGCCGACTGGGTCGAGGCCAACCTCGACAATGCCGACATCGCCATCGTCGAGGTCGACGAGGACACGTCCGCGTACGAGAAGAACCACATCCGGAACGCCATCCGGATCGACTGGACCACGGACCTGCAGGACCCGGTCCGCCGTGACTTCGTCGACCAGGAGGGCTTCGAGAAGCTCCTGTCGGCCAAGGGCATCGCCAACGACACGCTGGTGATCCTGTACGGCGGCAACAACAACTGGTTCGCGTCCTACGCCTACTGGTACTTCAAGCTCTACGGCCACGACAACGTCAAGCTTCTCGACGGTGGCCGCAAGAAGTGGGAGCTCGACGCCCGCGAGCTGGTCGAAGAGGTGCCCGAGCGCCCCGAGACCTCCTACCGGGCCAAGCCGCAGAACAAGGCCATCCGCGCCTTCCGCGACGACGTCGTGGCGGCCATCGGCTCGCAGAACCTGGTCGACGTCCGTTCGCCCGACGAGTTCAGCGGCAAGCTGCTCGCGCCGGCCCACCTGCCGCAGGAGCAGTCGCAGCGTCCGGGTCACGTCCCGTCCGCCCGCAACATCCCGTGGTCGAAGAACGCCAACGACGACGGCACCTTCAAGTCGGACGACGAGCTCAAGGAGCTCTACGCCGACGAGCAGGTCGACCTGGCCAAGGACACCATCGCGTACTGCCGCATCGGCGAGCGCTCGGCCCTCACCTGGTTCGTGCTGCACGAGCTGCTGGGCGTGGAGAACGTCAAGAACTACGACGGCTCCTGGACCGAGTACGGCTCCCTCGTCGGCGTCCCGATCGAGCTCGGCGCCAACAAGTAA
- a CDS encoding putative leader peptide gives MMQRQADLTKRRAVDLCRVAAMLCRTF, from the coding sequence ATGATGCAGCGACAGGCGGATCTCACGAAGCGGCGGGCAGTAGACCTGTGCCGCGTCGCCGCCATGCTCTGTCGCACTTTCTGA
- a CDS encoding LmeA family phospholipid-binding protein: MRALRILLVVVVVLGGLFVLADRLAVNFAEGEVADKLKANEGLATTPDVSIKGFPFLTQVVGGSLDDVEVGMKDYEAATGKSGQSIRIDDLQADMKGVEFSGDYSSATASSATGTASITYAELLKTAKSEPTQVMQGVTANVVGLSDGGNGKIKVAVEATVLGTKLPQPVYVLSTVTVEGDTVRVHADSLPSFGGVRAAESEVRSITDFEQKIDDLPGGIQLDKVQAGTNGVDISVKGSNVRLAG, translated from the coding sequence ATGCGTGCGCTTCGAATACTGCTGGTCGTCGTCGTGGTCCTGGGCGGCCTGTTCGTGCTCGCGGACCGCCTCGCCGTGAACTTCGCGGAGGGCGAGGTGGCCGACAAGCTGAAGGCCAACGAGGGCCTCGCCACCACCCCGGACGTGTCCATCAAGGGCTTCCCGTTCCTCACCCAGGTCGTCGGCGGCTCGCTGGACGACGTCGAGGTCGGCATGAAGGACTACGAGGCGGCGACCGGCAAGAGCGGTCAGTCGATCCGCATCGACGACCTCCAGGCGGACATGAAGGGCGTGGAGTTCTCCGGCGACTACAGTTCCGCCACCGCCTCCAGTGCCACCGGCACCGCGTCCATCACCTACGCCGAGCTGCTGAAGACGGCGAAGTCCGAGCCGACGCAGGTGATGCAGGGGGTCACCGCAAACGTGGTGGGTCTCTCCGACGGCGGCAACGGCAAGATCAAGGTCGCTGTCGAGGCCACCGTGCTCGGCACCAAGCTGCCGCAGCCCGTGTACGTCCTCAGCACGGTGACCGTCGAGGGCGACACCGTCCGCGTGCACGCCGACTCGCTGCCCAGCTTCGGCGGGGTCCGGGCCGCCGAGAGCGAGGTGCGCTCGATCACCGACTTCGAGCAGAAGATCGACGACCTGCCCGGCGGCATCCAGCTCGACAAGGTCCAGGCGGGGACGAACGGTGTGGACATCTCGGTGAAGGGTTCGAACGTCAGGCTGGCCGGGTAG
- a CDS encoding MoaD/ThiS family protein: MPKVTVRYWAAAKAAAGVAEEPHDAATLAEALDAARARHPGELVRVLQRCSFLVDGDPVGTREHETVRLADGGTVEVLPPFAGG, translated from the coding sequence ATGCCCAAGGTCACGGTGCGCTACTGGGCGGCGGCCAAGGCCGCGGCCGGAGTCGCCGAGGAGCCGCACGACGCGGCCACGCTCGCCGAGGCACTCGACGCCGCACGTGCGCGACACCCCGGTGAACTCGTGCGTGTCCTGCAGCGATGCTCGTTCCTCGTCGACGGTGACCCCGTGGGCACCCGCGAACATGAGACGGTACGGCTGGCCGACGGCGGCACGGTCGAGGTGCTCCCGCCGTTCGCAGGAGGGTGA
- a CDS encoding alpha/beta hydrolase encodes MSSGPAGHVARSTVRPDSETGTRAPLRTFLPTADGIAVDSVYEPGAVVYDASAPSTRHPVFVVAHGFTGDVDRPHVRRVASALTRYGAVVTFSFRGHGRSGGHSTVGDREVLDLAAVVEWARSLGHARVVTVGFSMGGSVVLRHAALYEGTVDAVVSVSAPARWYYRGTAPMRRLHWMVTRPEGRLVGRYGFRTRIHRRDWNPVPLSPVEAVPKIAPTPLLIVHGDQDGYFPLDHPRMLAEAAADHGELWVEHGMGHAEHAAGDGLLARIGDWAVARAG; translated from the coding sequence ATGAGCAGCGGTCCGGCAGGTCATGTGGCACGTTCCACCGTTCGTCCGGATTCCGAGACGGGCACGCGGGCACCATTGCGGACGTTTCTGCCCACCGCCGACGGGATTGCCGTCGATTCCGTATACGAACCGGGTGCGGTCGTATACGACGCCTCCGCGCCATCCACCCGTCACCCGGTGTTCGTCGTCGCCCACGGGTTCACCGGGGACGTGGACCGCCCGCACGTGCGGCGCGTGGCGTCCGCCCTCACCCGGTACGGCGCCGTCGTCACCTTCTCCTTCCGGGGTCACGGCCGCTCCGGCGGACACTCGACGGTCGGCGACCGCGAGGTCCTCGACCTGGCCGCCGTGGTGGAGTGGGCACGCTCGCTCGGGCACGCGCGCGTGGTGACCGTCGGCTTCTCGATGGGCGGCTCGGTTGTCCTGCGGCACGCAGCGCTGTACGAGGGGACGGTGGACGCCGTCGTCTCGGTGAGCGCCCCCGCCCGCTGGTACTACCGGGGCACCGCCCCGATGCGCCGGCTGCACTGGATGGTCACCCGCCCCGAGGGCCGCCTGGTCGGCCGCTACGGCTTCCGCACCCGCATCCACCGCCGCGACTGGAACCCCGTACCGCTGTCCCCGGTCGAGGCGGTCCCGAAGATCGCGCCCACCCCGTTGCTGATCGTCCACGGCGACCAGGACGGCTACTTCCCCCTCGACCACCCCCGGATGCTGGCCGAGGCCGCCGCCGACCACGGCGAACTCTGGGTGGAGCACGGGATGGGCCACGCCGAGCACGCGGCCGGCGACGGCCTGCTGGCCCGGATCGGGGACTGGGCGGTCGCGCGGGCGGGCTAG
- a CDS encoding winged helix-turn-helix transcriptional regulator, with the protein MSSLLLLTNALQPSTEVLPALGLLLHNVRVAPAEGPALVDTPGADVILIDGRRDLPQVRSLCQLLRSTGPGCPLILVVTEGGLAAVTADWGIDDVLLDTAGPAEVEARLRLAMGRQQIVNDDSPMEIRNGDLSVDEATYSAKLKGRVLDLTFKEFELLKYLAQHPGRVFTRAQLLQEVWGYDYFGGTRTVDVHVRRLRAKLGPEHESLIGTVRNVGYRFVTPEKGERASDDAKAKADRSEQAKPDDADNVAALDAAEVSAEA; encoded by the coding sequence ATGAGTTCTCTGCTGCTCCTGACCAACGCTCTCCAGCCGTCGACGGAGGTGCTCCCGGCTCTCGGACTGCTGCTGCACAACGTGCGGGTGGCCCCGGCCGAAGGCCCCGCCCTCGTCGACACGCCGGGCGCCGACGTCATCCTGATCGACGGCCGTCGCGACCTGCCCCAGGTCCGCAGCCTCTGCCAGCTCCTGCGCTCCACCGGGCCCGGCTGTCCGCTCATCCTGGTCGTGACCGAGGGCGGCCTCGCCGCCGTCACCGCCGACTGGGGCATCGACGACGTACTGCTGGACACCGCGGGACCGGCCGAGGTCGAGGCCCGGCTGCGACTGGCGATGGGCCGCCAGCAGATCGTCAACGACGACTCCCCGATGGAGATCCGCAACGGCGACCTGTCGGTCGACGAGGCGACCTACAGCGCGAAGCTGAAGGGACGGGTCCTGGACCTGACCTTCAAGGAGTTCGAACTCCTGAAGTACCTGGCCCAGCACCCGGGCCGGGTGTTCACTCGCGCACAGCTGCTCCAGGAGGTCTGGGGCTACGACTACTTCGGCGGCACCCGCACCGTCGACGTCCACGTACGACGTCTGCGCGCCAAGCTCGGCCCCGAGCACGAGTCGCTGATCGGAACCGTCCGGAACGTCGGTTATCGATTCGTTACCCCTGAGAAGGGGGAGCGCGCGAGTGACGACGCGAAGGCCAAGGCGGACCGGTCGGAGCAGGCAAAACCGGACGATGCGGACAACGTGGCCGCCCTCGACGCCGCAGAGGTCTCGGCGGAGGCGTAG
- a CDS encoding LacI family DNA-binding transcriptional regulator has translation MAKVTRDDVARLAGTSTAVVSYVINNGPRPVAPATRERVLAAIKELGYRPDRVAQAMASRRTDLIGLIIPDARQPFFGEMAHAVEQAASERGKMVLVGNTDYVAEREVHYLRAFLGMRVSGLILVSHALNDLAAAEIDAWDARVVLLHERPEAIDDVAVVTDDLGGAQLAVSHLLEHGYPYVACVGGTAETPSVGDPVSDHVEGWRRAMDEAGVSTEGRLFEAPYNRYDAYRVSLELLAGPDRPPAVFCSTDDQAIGLLRAARELRIDVPGELAVIGFDDIKEAALVDPPMTTIASDRSAMARAAVDLVLDDGLRVAGSRRERLKVFPSQLVVRRSCGCE, from the coding sequence GTGGCCAAGGTGACTCGGGATGATGTGGCGCGACTGGCGGGGACTTCGACCGCCGTCGTCAGTTATGTCATCAACAACGGACCCCGGCCGGTCGCCCCGGCCACGCGCGAGCGTGTACTCGCCGCCATCAAGGAACTGGGGTACCGGCCCGACCGGGTCGCCCAGGCGATGGCGTCCCGGCGCACCGACCTCATAGGCCTGATCATCCCGGACGCCCGTCAGCCCTTCTTCGGCGAGATGGCCCACGCGGTCGAGCAGGCCGCCTCCGAGCGCGGAAAGATGGTGCTGGTCGGGAACACCGACTACGTCGCCGAGCGCGAGGTCCACTATCTGCGGGCGTTCCTCGGGATGCGCGTCTCGGGCCTCATCCTCGTCAGCCACGCGCTGAACGACCTGGCGGCCGCGGAGATCGACGCCTGGGACGCCCGGGTGGTGCTGCTGCACGAACGCCCCGAGGCCATCGACGACGTCGCCGTCGTCACCGACGACCTGGGCGGCGCCCAGCTCGCCGTGAGCCACCTCCTGGAGCACGGCTACCCGTACGTGGCCTGTGTCGGCGGCACCGCGGAGACCCCCTCCGTCGGCGACCCGGTCTCCGACCACGTCGAGGGCTGGCGGCGCGCGATGGACGAGGCCGGAGTCAGCACGGAGGGCCGCCTCTTCGAGGCGCCGTACAACCGCTACGACGCCTACCGCGTCTCCCTGGAGCTGCTGGCGGGCCCGGACCGGCCGCCGGCCGTCTTCTGCTCCACCGACGACCAGGCGATCGGTCTGCTGCGCGCGGCGCGCGAGCTGCGCATCGACGTGCCCGGTGAGCTGGCGGTCATCGGCTTCGACGACATCAAGGAAGCGGCCCTCGTCGACCCGCCCATGACAACGATCGCATCGGACCGCTCGGCGATGGCCCGGGCGGCGGTCGACCTCGTCCTGGACGACGGTCTGCGGGTCGCGGGGTCGCGGCGTGAGCGGCTGAAGGTGTTCCCGTCGCAGCTGGTGGTCCGGCGGTCCTGCGGCTGCGAGTAG
- a CDS encoding S1C family serine protease, translating to MTESIRRSGEYENFENPYQAPYEGAQQHASSPMASPVNPEWPPPPAYEPVAQPVQQPGQQQPAVEPTAVWQTQAAAGGADNGGSGGGTALLTPVVSEPAPARKKRARGPFALLAAVAIVAAAIGGGTAYGIQELTGKDEVVSSSTTTSVVPSSKTGDVATIAAAVSPSVVEVSATLSNGTSTGSGVIITSGGEIITNNHVISGADSIKVTTSDGKSYTAKVVGTDSKKDLALIKLENASGLKAATLGNSDGVKVGDTVVAIGSPEGLTGTVTSGIVSALSRDVTVSTDESQSQSQGQGQGQGGDGNWPFQFGGQQFNGDTGTSTTTYKALQTDASLNPGNSGGALIDAGGNIIGINSAMYSAATDSSSSADAGSVGLGFAIPINTVKADLATLRAGGSDS from the coding sequence ATGACCGAGAGCATCCGCCGCAGCGGCGAGTACGAGAACTTCGAGAACCCGTACCAGGCCCCGTACGAGGGCGCCCAGCAGCACGCCTCCTCTCCCATGGCCTCCCCGGTGAACCCGGAATGGCCGCCCCCGCCGGCGTACGAGCCGGTCGCGCAGCCCGTGCAGCAGCCCGGACAGCAGCAGCCGGCCGTCGAGCCCACCGCGGTGTGGCAGACCCAGGCAGCGGCCGGCGGCGCCGACAACGGCGGCAGCGGCGGCGGAACGGCTCTCCTCACCCCCGTGGTCTCGGAACCCGCGCCCGCCCGGAAGAAGCGCGCCCGCGGTCCGTTCGCGCTGCTCGCCGCCGTGGCGATCGTCGCGGCGGCCATAGGCGGCGGCACGGCCTACGGCATCCAGGAGCTGACCGGCAAGGACGAGGTGGTCTCCTCGTCCACCACCACGAGCGTGGTGCCCTCCAGCAAGACGGGTGACGTGGCCACCATCGCCGCGGCGGTCAGTCCGAGCGTCGTCGAGGTCAGCGCCACGCTCAGCAACGGGACGTCCACCGGCTCGGGTGTGATCATCACCAGCGGCGGCGAGATCATCACCAACAACCACGTCATCTCCGGCGCCGACTCGATCAAGGTGACGACGAGCGACGGGAAGTCGTACACGGCCAAGGTCGTCGGCACGGACAGCAAGAAGGACCTCGCGCTCATCAAGCTGGAGAACGCGTCCGGCCTGAAGGCGGCGACCCTCGGCAACTCCGACGGCGTCAAGGTCGGCGACACGGTCGTGGCGATCGGCTCTCCCGAGGGCCTGACCGGCACCGTCACCAGCGGCATCGTCTCCGCGCTGAGCCGGGACGTGACCGTCTCGACCGACGAGAGCCAGAGTCAGAGCCAGGGCCAGGGCCAGGGCCAGGGCGGCGACGGCAACTGGCCGTTCCAGTTCGGCGGCCAGCAGTTCAACGGCGACACGGGTACGTCCACGACGACCTACAAGGCGCTCCAGACGGACGCCTCCCTGAACCCCGGCAACTCCGGCGGCGCGCTCATCGACGCCGGCGGCAACATCATCGGCATCAACTCCGCGATGTACTCCGCCGCGACGGACTCCTCCTCGTCCGCCGACGCCGGCAGCGTCGGCCTCGGCTTCGCCATCCCGATCAACACCGTCAAGGCCGACCTCGCCACGCTGCGGGCCGGCGGCTCCGACAGCTGA
- a CDS encoding response regulator transcription factor, producing MSPAEGDRDTQRILIVDDEPAVREALQRSLAFEGYDTQVAVDGADALEKATAYQPDLVVLDIQMPRMDGLTAARRIRGAGDTTPILMLTARDTVGDRVTGLDAGADDYLVKPFELDELFARVRALLRRSSYAAAAGAGAVEEDEALTFADLRMDLATREVTRAGRPVELTRTEFTLLEMFMAHPRQVLTREQILKAVWGFDFEPSSNSLDVYVMYLRRKTEAGGEPRLVHTVRGVGYVLRQGGAE from the coding sequence ATGAGCCCCGCCGAAGGCGACCGTGACACCCAGCGCATCCTGATCGTCGACGACGAGCCGGCGGTGCGCGAAGCACTCCAGCGCAGCCTGGCCTTCGAGGGCTACGACACGCAGGTCGCCGTGGACGGCGCGGACGCGCTGGAGAAGGCGACGGCCTACCAGCCCGACCTGGTGGTGCTGGACATCCAGATGCCGCGCATGGACGGCCTCACCGCCGCGCGCCGCATCCGCGGGGCCGGCGACACCACGCCCATCCTGATGCTGACGGCCCGCGACACGGTCGGCGACCGGGTCACGGGACTGGACGCCGGGGCGGACGACTACCTGGTCAAGCCCTTCGAGCTGGACGAACTGTTCGCCCGGGTACGGGCCCTGCTGCGGCGCAGCTCCTACGCGGCGGCGGCCGGAGCCGGCGCCGTGGAGGAGGACGAGGCCCTCACCTTCGCCGACCTGCGCATGGACCTCGCGACCCGCGAGGTCACCCGCGCCGGACGCCCCGTGGAACTGACCCGCACGGAGTTCACCCTCCTGGAGATGTTCATGGCCCACCCGCGCCAGGTGCTCACCCGTGAGCAGATCCTGAAGGCGGTCTGGGGCTTCGACTTCGAGCCCTCGTCCAACTCGCTGGACGTCTACGTGATGTACCTGCGCCGCAAGACGGAGGCGGGCGGAGAGCCGCGTCTCGTGCACACCGTGCGGGGCGTCGGGTACGTGTTGCGACAGGGCGGGGCGGAGTGA